A window of the Brockia lithotrophica genome harbors these coding sequences:
- a CDS encoding Methionyl-tRNA formyltransferase: protein MPERVVFMGTPAFAVPSLRALVDAGYEVVLVVTQPDRPKGRSGEPVPPPVKVFAASFGLRVFQPERLKDEAAIREILATSPDVIVTAAYGQIVPRALLEGPPFGAINVHASLLPKYRGAAPVAWALIRGETKTGVTIVRMVEALDAGPILAQRETSIYPHENAAILEARLAEMGASLLVETLPRYFRGEIEPVPQNEAEKTFAPLLHKEDGALDFHLSAQELVWRVRGLTPWPGAFFSAFGERILVLEAQAEDEGAFADASPGTIVDLADVIRIRAGKGVFVVRRLKPEGRREMTAAEFLRGRKTWKVGARVDPPAPRQALRG from the coding sequence ATGCCTGAGCGCGTCGTCTTTATGGGCACTCCGGCGTTCGCCGTTCCTTCCCTTCGGGCGCTCGTGGATGCGGGGTACGAAGTCGTGCTCGTCGTCACGCAACCCGACCGTCCGAAAGGACGTAGCGGCGAGCCCGTTCCTCCTCCCGTCAAGGTCTTCGCGGCTTCTTTCGGGCTCCGGGTCTTTCAGCCGGAGCGCCTAAAGGACGAAGCGGCGATTCGGGAAATCCTCGCGACGTCCCCGGACGTGATCGTCACGGCCGCGTACGGGCAGATCGTACCGCGCGCGCTCTTGGAAGGCCCCCCCTTCGGGGCGATCAACGTCCACGCATCGCTTCTCCCCAAGTACCGCGGCGCCGCCCCGGTAGCGTGGGCGCTCATACGGGGGGAGACGAAGACGGGCGTGACCATCGTCAGGATGGTGGAGGCACTCGACGCGGGTCCGATCCTCGCCCAACGGGAAACTTCCATATACCCCCATGAAAACGCGGCGATCCTAGAAGCCCGCCTGGCGGAGATGGGGGCGTCCCTCCTCGTGGAAACCTTGCCCCGCTACTTCCGAGGGGAGATTGAGCCCGTGCCGCAAAACGAAGCGGAAAAGACTTTTGCCCCTCTCCTCCACAAGGAGGACGGCGCCCTCGACTTCCATCTTTCCGCACAGGAGCTGGTCTGGCGCGTACGGGGACTTACACCTTGGCCGGGGGCGTTTTTTTCCGCCTTCGGCGAACGGATTCTCGTGCTCGAGGCGCAGGCGGAGGACGAGGGGGCTTTTGCCGATGCCTCCCCGGGGACGATCGTCGACCTCGCGGACGTGATTCGGATTCGGGCGGGGAAAGGCGTATTCGTCGTCCGCCGACTCAAGCCGGAAGGCCGGCGGGAGATGACCGCCGCCGAATTTCTTCGCGGACGCAAGACGTGGAAAGTAGGTGCTCGAGTTGACCCACCAGCCCCCCGGCAAGCCCTCCGGGGCTAA
- a CDS encoding Lead, cadmium, zinc and mercury transporting ATPase codes for MHAPPSHMPLENLLRELRVDPRVGLSSREAEARRAHYGTNTLEDGRRRSWWFAFLEQFKDFMLLVLLGATLLSALLGEYVDAALILAVVLLNGFLGFFQGYRTEKTLAALRDLAAPSCRVLRDGKLVVVPAESLVPGDVVTVEAGERVPADLRLWEAEGVHVDESLLTGESIPVAKRVERGDADEHGILFMGTLLVRGSATGIVVATGKATAMGRIARLLKDSEPDSPPLVRRMNELGKVFVAGALALIAAVLFLGGKTGTPFPELLLTGVTLAVAAIPEGLPAIVAVVLTLGVYRMARENALVRRLHAVETLGSTTFIATDKTGTLTQNRMRAVLLAVSGAVYHVREEDDGEALLVRNGVPIAVHPEDVRIALTVLALANRRHERFEGGGAPSSSWSPLRAPAEESRRSSLTPLSNSGSFSGTEFASTDLRIFRGDPMELALWEFARKLGVHLEGLFSRYARVDEVPFDHHTRYMAVLYRSIAEDLWTVKGSPEAVLRRCASVLSGADVRPLTERTRSFLLSEVDRLSRGGYRVLALAYRRLPRFRGTREDLEGRLVFIGFVGLLDPPRPEVREALARVRGAGIRVAMVTGDHPETAERIAKDVGLWEEGSLTLSGRDLYTFSDKALAERLPYVRVFARVSPEHKLRIVEVLKREGHVVAMTGDGVNDAPAIRAADVGIAMGRGGTDVAKEAADLILLDDNFATIARAVEEGRAIFENIRAFVRFVLTANVAEVFLVFGAILAGTAIPLSPLMLLWINLLTEGLPALALGLEGRDPEVMERPPRPPQEGLFARGLGLTILAGGILVGGLALAVFLRYLETQGLAAARAAAFWTLAAGQLFMIFDRSEGYGRFERNPLLFLAFLASLGLAALVVAVPYAAGLFRIAPLLTTDMVLLAGVALIPSLFLHAVRRAYRRFVCRLQKRKGTER; via the coding sequence ATGCACGCTCCGCCTTCCCATATGCCCTTGGAGAATCTCCTCCGCGAGCTTCGCGTCGACCCGCGCGTCGGTCTGTCGTCACGAGAGGCAGAAGCGCGCCGTGCGCACTACGGGACGAACACCCTTGAGGACGGTCGACGTCGTTCGTGGTGGTTTGCGTTTCTCGAGCAATTCAAGGACTTCATGCTCCTCGTGCTCCTCGGGGCAACGCTCCTCTCCGCGCTTCTCGGAGAGTACGTAGACGCAGCCCTGATCCTCGCCGTCGTGCTCCTGAACGGGTTTCTCGGGTTTTTCCAAGGGTACCGTACGGAAAAGACGCTCGCGGCTTTGCGTGACCTCGCGGCGCCTTCGTGTCGAGTGTTGCGGGACGGCAAACTCGTCGTCGTGCCCGCGGAATCTTTGGTTCCGGGGGACGTCGTCACCGTGGAAGCGGGGGAACGAGTTCCCGCGGATCTTCGCCTGTGGGAAGCGGAGGGGGTGCACGTAGACGAGTCCCTGCTCACGGGGGAAAGCATCCCGGTTGCCAAGCGCGTAGAGCGTGGAGACGCCGACGAACACGGCATCCTCTTCATGGGGACGCTTCTCGTGCGCGGGTCGGCAACGGGAATCGTCGTGGCAACGGGGAAGGCGACGGCCATGGGGCGAATCGCCCGGCTTTTGAAGGATTCCGAACCCGATTCGCCGCCGCTCGTGCGCCGGATGAACGAATTGGGCAAGGTGTTCGTAGCCGGTGCTCTGGCGCTCATCGCCGCCGTACTCTTCCTCGGAGGCAAGACGGGGACGCCCTTTCCCGAACTCCTCCTCACGGGGGTAACGCTTGCCGTGGCAGCAATTCCCGAAGGACTTCCGGCGATCGTGGCCGTCGTCCTCACCCTCGGGGTGTACCGCATGGCGCGGGAAAACGCCCTCGTGCGCCGACTCCACGCCGTGGAGACTCTGGGGTCCACGACGTTCATCGCCACGGACAAGACGGGAACGCTCACGCAAAACCGGATGCGCGCCGTCCTCCTCGCCGTCTCGGGGGCGGTGTACCACGTACGGGAGGAAGACGACGGGGAAGCGTTGCTCGTTCGGAACGGCGTGCCCATCGCCGTGCATCCCGAAGACGTGCGAATCGCCCTCACCGTCCTCGCCCTCGCCAATCGCCGGCACGAGCGTTTCGAAGGCGGCGGAGCCCCGAGTTCCTCGTGGTCGCCCCTTCGGGCGCCTGCCGAGGAGTCCCGCAGGTCTTCTTTGACACCCTTGAGCAACTCGGGATCTTTTTCGGGGACGGAGTTTGCCTCTACGGATTTGCGGATCTTTCGCGGAGACCCCATGGAACTCGCCCTCTGGGAGTTTGCGAGAAAGCTCGGCGTCCATCTCGAGGGGCTCTTTTCCCGCTACGCGCGCGTGGACGAGGTCCCCTTTGATCACCATACGCGCTATATGGCGGTGCTCTACCGCAGTATTGCAGAAGACCTGTGGACGGTCAAGGGCTCCCCGGAGGCGGTCCTTCGGCGTTGCGCTTCCGTCCTCTCCGGTGCCGACGTTCGCCCGCTCACGGAACGTACCCGCTCCTTCTTGCTGTCCGAGGTAGATAGGCTGAGCCGGGGAGGGTACCGCGTGCTCGCCCTCGCCTACCGCAGGCTTCCGCGCTTTCGCGGAACCCGGGAGGACCTCGAGGGGAGGCTCGTCTTTATCGGATTCGTCGGTCTCCTCGATCCGCCGCGTCCGGAGGTGCGGGAGGCGCTCGCCCGTGTCCGCGGCGCGGGAATCCGCGTGGCCATGGTGACGGGGGACCATCCGGAGACGGCGGAACGCATCGCCAAGGACGTCGGCTTGTGGGAAGAAGGTTCCTTGACTTTGTCGGGGCGGGACCTCTATACTTTTTCGGACAAGGCTCTGGCGGAGCGACTGCCGTACGTCCGGGTGTTCGCCCGCGTGAGTCCCGAACACAAGTTGCGGATCGTGGAGGTCCTAAAGCGCGAGGGGCACGTCGTGGCGATGACGGGGGACGGCGTGAACGACGCTCCGGCGATCCGGGCGGCCGACGTGGGGATTGCCATGGGGCGCGGAGGCACGGACGTGGCCAAGGAAGCGGCAGACCTCATCCTCTTGGACGACAACTTCGCGACGATTGCCCGCGCCGTCGAAGAAGGGCGGGCAATCTTCGAAAACATCCGTGCCTTTGTCCGCTTCGTCCTCACGGCGAACGTCGCCGAGGTGTTCCTCGTCTTCGGGGCGATCCTCGCGGGAACGGCGATACCCCTTTCTCCGCTCATGCTCCTGTGGATCAACCTCCTCACCGAAGGGCTTCCCGCCCTCGCCTTGGGCTTGGAGGGGCGGGATCCGGAGGTCATGGAGCGCCCCCCGCGTCCTCCGCAAGAAGGGCTTTTCGCCCGTGGCCTCGGCCTTACCATTCTCGCCGGGGGGATCCTCGTCGGCGGACTTGCACTGGCCGTCTTCCTGCGCTACCTTGAAACTCAAGGGCTCGCCGCGGCACGCGCTGCGGCCTTTTGGACCCTTGCTGCCGGACAGCTCTTCATGATCTTCGACCGGTCCGAAGGTTATGGACGTTTCGAACGCAATCCCCTCCTCTTCCTCGCGTTTCTCGCCTCTTTGGGCCTTGCGGCGCTTGTCGTCGCCGTTCCTTACGCGGCGGGTCTCTTTCGCATTGCGCCGCTTTTGACGACGGACATGGTCCTTCTCGCCGGCGTAGCGCTCATCCCCTCACTTTTCCTGCACGCGGTGCGCCGTGCTTACCGCCGTTTCGTGTGCCGCCTGCAGAAGCGGAAGGGTACCGAGCGGTGA
- a CDS encoding Fibronectin/fibrinogen-binding protein, which yields MLDGLGIARLLSELTPHLGRKIYRVEFADPRTFLVVHAGGSLVFFLDPQTPLFFAMAPEEELGKELLRRAQAVRKEIPQTSARLLPWRRALEGGILARAEQLARDRVFALGVEVRSQTGERQLLRLVAELVPRYANLLLVDAKGGILAVFRPVEAGMSRYRRLVPGGRYTPPPPLSLPDLLHLTPAELAARVRASRSAEDLRKVGAGIGRDTACALWSHLAAALRGPDVDEVVLGERAYRLLHDAVAGKTPAAFAAPEAGGRPYLSPLCPPSSEGPSFPPLPAEDENARGEKHPAEVEPLACLPPATSFGCAETPTMHEAVRRTFLYLQKSRSDERRARLLRRLEEREEFLALQRRELERAVREGEEAEHEREAGELLLAYAMHVPSGAASVLLPPPGESGEPREILLDPALDAAENAARYFARYRKKKNAARHAAQRIEEVRAEEEYLASLRFALLTGNGRDLDEVEEEMRAQGLLGRRASRPPGAEGTRQIAEGAAGRTQGTRPKTARKDGNRKPEPLPQPLRLRSSAGTEIWVGRNNAQNDALTFRLADRRDVWLHARGIPGAHVVVRSPNPDPATLEEAAMLAAYFSTGRDSGSVAVDVTDVRSVRKPRGARPGFVTYRNERTLHVTVDVERVWRLLEHAAGESALSRTPPGSEKDVPSREKSEG from the coding sequence ATGCTCGACGGTCTCGGAATTGCCCGACTTTTGTCCGAGCTCACCCCTCACCTCGGCCGCAAAATCTACCGCGTAGAGTTCGCAGATCCCCGGACGTTCCTCGTCGTCCACGCGGGGGGGAGCCTCGTCTTCTTCCTCGATCCGCAAACCCCCCTCTTTTTCGCCATGGCTCCCGAAGAAGAACTCGGCAAAGAACTTCTCCGCAGGGCGCAGGCGGTACGCAAGGAAATTCCTCAAACCTCCGCCCGACTCCTCCCCTGGCGCCGTGCCCTCGAAGGCGGGATCCTCGCGCGGGCGGAGCAACTCGCCCGCGATCGCGTCTTCGCCCTCGGCGTAGAGGTACGAAGCCAAACGGGGGAACGTCAGCTCCTCCGTCTCGTCGCCGAACTCGTGCCGCGCTACGCCAACCTCCTCCTCGTCGACGCAAAGGGAGGCATCCTCGCCGTCTTTCGTCCCGTGGAAGCGGGCATGTCCCGATACCGGCGCCTCGTGCCCGGCGGGCGTTACACCCCCCCTCCCCCCTTGTCTCTCCCCGACCTTCTACACCTCACCCCCGCGGAGCTTGCGGCGCGCGTACGGGCAAGCCGAAGCGCCGAAGACCTTCGCAAGGTCGGGGCGGGGATCGGCCGCGACACGGCCTGTGCTCTCTGGAGCCACCTCGCAGCCGCACTCCGGGGCCCCGACGTCGACGAAGTCGTGTTAGGCGAACGGGCCTACCGCCTCCTCCACGACGCCGTCGCGGGTAAAACTCCCGCGGCTTTCGCCGCACCCGAAGCCGGCGGTAGACCGTATCTCTCCCCCCTCTGTCCGCCTTCCTCCGAAGGGCCTTCTTTTCCTCCCCTTCCTGCCGAGGACGAAAATGCGCGCGGAGAAAAACACCCCGCAGAGGTCGAACCCCTTGCCTGCCTCCCCCCGGCCACGTCCTTCGGGTGTGCCGAGACACCCACAATGCACGAGGCCGTGCGCCGGACCTTTCTCTACCTCCAAAAAAGCCGCTCCGACGAACGCCGGGCGCGCCTCTTGCGCCGCCTCGAAGAGCGTGAGGAGTTCCTCGCGTTACAAAGGCGAGAACTCGAACGCGCCGTCCGCGAAGGGGAGGAAGCGGAACACGAGCGCGAAGCAGGAGAGCTCCTCCTCGCGTACGCAATGCACGTTCCGTCGGGCGCCGCCTCCGTCCTCCTCCCCCCTCCCGGGGAAAGCGGAGAACCCCGCGAAATTCTGCTCGATCCGGCCCTCGACGCGGCGGAGAACGCCGCCCGCTACTTCGCGCGCTACCGGAAGAAAAAGAACGCCGCCCGCCATGCCGCCCAGAGAATCGAAGAAGTACGCGCAGAAGAGGAATACCTCGCAAGCCTTCGCTTCGCGCTCCTTACGGGGAACGGGAGAGACCTAGACGAAGTGGAGGAGGAAATGCGCGCCCAGGGGCTTCTGGGCAGGCGCGCCTCCCGTCCGCCGGGGGCGGAGGGGACCCGGCAGATCGCCGAAGGGGCGGCTGGCCGAACCCAAGGCACAAGGCCGAAGACCGCGAGAAAAGACGGAAACCGGAAGCCCGAACCCCTTCCCCAACCGCTACGCTTGCGCTCCTCCGCGGGAACGGAAATTTGGGTAGGACGAAACAACGCACAAAACGACGCCCTCACCTTTCGCCTCGCCGACCGCCGTGACGTCTGGCTGCACGCCCGCGGAATTCCCGGCGCCCACGTCGTCGTCCGCTCTCCCAACCCCGACCCCGCGACCCTGGAAGAAGCCGCCATGCTTGCCGCGTACTTTAGCACGGGGCGCGACTCCGGAAGCGTCGCCGTGGACGTCACCGACGTGCGTTCCGTGCGCAAGCCGCGTGGCGCCCGGCCCGGGTTTGTCACGTACCGCAACGAAAGAACGCTCCACGTCACTGTGGACGTGGAGCGCGTGTGGCGCCTCTTAGAGCACGCCGCCGGCGAAAGCGCCCTTTCTCGCACTCCCCCTGGATCGGAAAAGGACGTCCCCTCCCGCGAGAAATCCGAGGGTTGA
- a CDS encoding Guanylate kinase yields the protein MIPAPREDVGPQGACRGKGGMANRKGGRCRRVSGSEREEQRLPNAGTGLPASKIVPEPHWGLLIVLSGPSGVGKGTVSARLRERAPELIYSVSVTSRSPRPGEVEGVNYFFRSRETFLRMVAEDAFLEWAEYVNNLYGTPKDFVVQNLREGRDVLLEIEVQGALQVRERFPAGIFIFLVPPSWEELRRRISGRGTEADAEIAARLEKSWEELQMARHYDYIVVNDDVDRAADRILAIITAEHLRAERMLRRVEQWLVHEGERRPPFSS from the coding sequence GTGATTCCCGCTCCGCGAGAGGACGTGGGCCCGCAAGGGGCGTGTAGGGGGAAGGGAGGGATGGCAAACCGGAAGGGCGGAAGGTGTAGACGGGTGAGCGGATCGGAGCGTGAAGAACAAAGGCTACCGAACGCAGGGACCGGGCTTCCGGCGTCGAAGATCGTACCGGAGCCGCATTGGGGACTTCTCATCGTCTTGTCCGGGCCTTCCGGCGTCGGAAAGGGGACGGTGAGCGCGAGGCTGCGGGAACGCGCTCCGGAGCTCATCTATTCCGTATCCGTGACGAGCCGTTCCCCCCGCCCCGGTGAAGTCGAGGGGGTGAACTACTTCTTCCGCTCGCGGGAGACATTCCTCCGAATGGTCGCCGAGGATGCCTTCCTCGAGTGGGCAGAGTACGTGAACAACCTCTACGGAACGCCCAAGGACTTCGTCGTGCAGAACCTGCGGGAGGGACGCGACGTCCTTTTGGAAATCGAAGTCCAAGGAGCCCTACAGGTGCGGGAGCGGTTTCCCGCGGGGATTTTCATCTTCCTCGTCCCTCCTTCCTGGGAAGAACTCCGGCGTCGGATTTCTGGCCGGGGGACAGAGGCGGATGCGGAAATCGCCGCCCGCTTGGAAAAGTCTTGGGAAGAGCTTCAGATGGCCCGACACTACGACTACATCGTCGTGAACGACGACGTAGACCGCGCCGCGGACCGGATTCTCGCCATCATCACCGCCGAACACCTGCGGGCGGAGCGGATGCTCCGTCGGGTCGAACAATGGCTCGTCCACGAAGGCGAGAGACGGCCGCCGTTTTCCTCGTAA
- a CDS encoding Peptide deformylase — protein MAVRYIVKHPDPVLREVARPVKSVTPQVLRLLDDLAETMRHAEGVGLAAPQVGISRRLAVVDVGDGLIELINPEILAEEGEEVGVEGCLSIPGVYGEVRRAARVRVRTWTRTGESAVIEAEGLKARAIQHEIDHLDGILFIDRALSLTHAEETRADVHA, from the coding sequence GTGGCCGTGCGGTACATCGTCAAGCATCCCGATCCCGTCCTGCGCGAGGTGGCGCGGCCGGTGAAGTCCGTAACGCCCCAGGTACTCCGCCTGCTCGACGACCTCGCCGAGACGATGCGTCACGCAGAGGGGGTCGGCCTCGCCGCACCCCAGGTGGGAATCTCGCGCCGCCTCGCCGTCGTCGACGTAGGCGACGGCCTCATAGAGCTCATCAATCCGGAGATCCTCGCGGAAGAGGGCGAAGAAGTCGGGGTGGAGGGGTGCCTCTCCATCCCCGGGGTTTACGGGGAAGTTCGGCGCGCGGCGCGGGTACGCGTACGCACGTGGACGCGCACGGGAGAAAGCGCGGTGATCGAGGCCGAAGGCCTCAAGGCGCGGGCCATCCAGCACGAGATCGACCACCTCGACGGGATTCTCTTCATCGACCGCGCGCTGTCGCTCACGCACGCCGAGGAAACGAGGGCGGATGTGCATGCCTGA
- a CDS encoding Phosphopantothenoylcysteine decarboxylase produces the protein MGVGEPRRKVEGTVVVGVSGSIAAYKAVSLVSLLQKAGYAVEVILTRGAERFVAPLTFQVVARGRVHTDVFREERPEEIAHIAVADRASLFVVAPATAHVLGKLACGLADDFLSTALLAARTPVILAPAMNVHMYAHPVVRENIARLRRLGYTILEPACGPLACGYEGKGRMPEPEEIFAFVDDVLQGRTVLPIPNAGGIPSSPASAAPEGDSFFAGKVVLLTVGATQEPVDPVRFLSNRSSGKMGFALAEAARRRGARVVVVAGATSVPPPPGVEVRRALRAEDMLRTVEELFPEADVFIAAAAVADYRPKVVAPQKIKKGSPLVLELEPTPDILLEMGKRRRSDQVLVGFAAETEDLEENARDKLVRKNLDFLVLNEVSRAGVGFEADENEVVLYDRWGGRFAFPRQDKRTLADKLLEAIAARLAAVR, from the coding sequence GTGGGCGTGGGGGAACCGCGGAGGAAAGTCGAGGGAACGGTCGTCGTCGGGGTCAGCGGGAGCATTGCAGCGTATAAGGCCGTAAGCCTCGTAAGCCTCCTGCAAAAGGCGGGATACGCCGTCGAGGTGATCCTCACGCGAGGGGCCGAGCGCTTTGTCGCGCCCCTCACCTTTCAGGTCGTGGCGCGCGGGCGGGTGCATACGGACGTCTTCCGGGAAGAACGCCCCGAGGAAATCGCCCACATCGCCGTCGCGGACCGCGCCTCTCTATTCGTCGTGGCTCCTGCGACGGCGCACGTCCTCGGCAAACTCGCCTGCGGGCTCGCGGACGACTTTCTCTCCACCGCCCTCCTCGCCGCGCGTACGCCCGTGATCCTCGCTCCCGCGATGAACGTCCACATGTACGCCCACCCGGTCGTGCGGGAAAACATCGCCCGCCTTCGGCGGTTGGGCTACACGATTCTCGAGCCGGCTTGTGGGCCTCTTGCGTGCGGGTACGAAGGGAAGGGGCGGATGCCCGAGCCGGAGGAAATCTTCGCCTTCGTCGACGACGTCCTTCAGGGGCGAACCGTGCTCCCGATCCCCAACGCGGGAGGCATTCCTTCTTCCCCGGCTTCCGCCGCCCCCGAGGGCGATTCCTTTTTTGCCGGGAAGGTCGTTCTCCTCACCGTAGGTGCGACGCAGGAGCCCGTCGATCCCGTGCGGTTTCTCTCCAATCGTTCCTCGGGAAAGATGGGCTTTGCCCTGGCCGAGGCGGCGCGTCGCCGTGGCGCGCGCGTCGTCGTCGTAGCCGGTGCCACCTCCGTGCCGCCGCCTCCCGGTGTGGAGGTGCGGAGGGCTCTTCGGGCGGAGGACATGCTGCGCACCGTGGAGGAGCTCTTCCCCGAGGCGGACGTGTTCATCGCCGCTGCCGCCGTGGCGGACTACCGGCCAAAGGTCGTTGCGCCGCAGAAGATCAAGAAAGGGAGCCCCCTCGTCCTCGAACTCGAGCCGACACCGGACATCCTCTTGGAGATGGGGAAGAGGCGGCGAAGCGATCAGGTGCTCGTAGGGTTTGCCGCGGAGACGGAAGACCTCGAGGAGAACGCCCGCGACAAGCTCGTGCGGAAAAACCTCGACTTTCTCGTCCTCAACGAGGTCTCCCGCGCGGGCGTAGGCTTCGAGGCCGACGAAAACGAGGTCGTCCTCTACGATCGCTGGGGGGGAAGATTCGCGTTTCCCCGCCAGGACAAGCGTACTTTGGCCGACAAGCTTCTGGAGGCGATCGCCGCACGTCTCGCCGCCGTGCGTTGA
- a CDS encoding Helicase PriA essential for oriC/DnaA-independent DNA replication, which translates to MAAVRRVEEAEAREGGVADPEPGGDSGGEAEARPLVADVAVDVPLFPGSDVLTYLASKDLRPGSRVFVEVKRQLVPGFVVDVRPAQERDLRFALKPVVYVLDRDPVLSAEFVALGRELAERLIAPLYRVYASMLPQALRPEGEIWVRLARKDEPLFLLPEEEAVIAHLRAKGELPLRRLRNVSAEAPDVVESLLRLGYLETFARPRRAHPVREELVARGVGEVDPSEPLTPKQSKVLERIREGGEVPIRLLEREIPGARALVRTLARRGLVEVYPRESYRAPLLPALVPEPKRALTPAQAEVFSHLLAALRGEGDASKPYLLYGVTGSGKTEIYLQLIEEILSLGKGAIVLVPEISLTPLMVARFTARFGRRVAVLHSALGVGERYDEWRRLWRGEADIAVGARSAVFAPVRHLGLIVIDEAHETSYKQDETPRYDAREVAELRAKYHGALLLLGSATPSLEQYARARVGRYNLLELRERIDRRPLPRVHVVDLRLGVSGTETVGELRGGASTFPRGAADEERRTGSAAGKGSRRGLGGIVLSPFLLERLEDRLRRGEQAIVFLNRRGYTPVVLCRSCGRTVQCPHCDVSLTYHRADDVLRCHICGFEMPMVPRCPYCGSPHLVHLGLGTERVEELLRSHFPEARILRMDRDTTARKGALEEILTKFAEREADILLGTQMVAKGLDFPYVTLSVILLADLSLQFPDFRAAERTFQLLVQVSGRAGRHALPGEVVVQTFRPHHPAIALARSGRVEEFYRTELKVRRAKNYPPFTRLVLLETAHVDVRRAREALARIVEDLLPRLAPDTVVKGPMPAGIPRIRDRFRFHALVQYKREPDFPLRLRRVLQAHYPRLRQDEVDLTVDFDPQDFS; encoded by the coding sequence GTGGCCGCCGTGCGGAGAGTGGAGGAAGCCGAGGCGCGAGAGGGGGGAGTTGCCGATCCCGAGCCGGGCGGGGACTCCGGAGGAGAAGCGGAAGCCCGTCCGCTCGTCGCCGACGTCGCCGTGGACGTCCCCCTCTTTCCCGGGAGCGACGTCCTCACCTACCTTGCGTCGAAAGACCTGAGGCCGGGTAGCCGCGTATTCGTGGAGGTGAAGAGGCAACTCGTCCCGGGGTTCGTCGTGGACGTCCGCCCTGCGCAAGAGCGCGACCTCCGGTTTGCCTTGAAGCCCGTCGTCTACGTCCTCGACCGCGACCCCGTGCTTTCTGCGGAATTCGTAGCCCTCGGACGAGAGTTGGCGGAACGGCTCATCGCCCCCCTCTACCGGGTATACGCCTCCATGCTCCCCCAAGCCCTGCGCCCGGAAGGAGAGATTTGGGTTCGCCTCGCGCGGAAAGACGAACCCCTCTTCCTCCTTCCCGAGGAAGAGGCGGTGATCGCGCACCTGCGCGCGAAAGGGGAACTCCCCCTTCGTCGCCTGCGAAACGTCTCCGCCGAGGCGCCGGACGTCGTCGAGAGCCTCCTCCGACTCGGGTACTTGGAAACCTTTGCCCGTCCCCGACGCGCCCATCCCGTCCGCGAGGAGCTTGTCGCGCGGGGGGTCGGGGAAGTCGATCCCTCCGAACCTCTCACACCCAAGCAATCGAAGGTGCTCGAGCGGATTCGCGAAGGTGGAGAGGTCCCCATTCGCCTTTTGGAACGGGAAATTCCGGGCGCGCGCGCGTTGGTCCGAACGCTTGCCCGACGCGGCCTCGTGGAAGTGTACCCGCGCGAGAGCTACCGCGCGCCGCTTTTGCCCGCCCTCGTCCCCGAGCCCAAGCGCGCGCTCACGCCGGCCCAGGCGGAAGTCTTTTCGCACCTCCTTGCGGCCCTCCGTGGCGAAGGCGACGCCTCGAAGCCGTACCTCCTGTACGGCGTCACCGGGAGCGGTAAGACGGAGATTTACCTCCAGCTCATCGAAGAAATACTCTCCCTGGGGAAAGGGGCCATCGTCCTCGTTCCGGAGATTTCCCTCACGCCCCTCATGGTCGCTCGTTTCACGGCGCGCTTTGGCCGGCGCGTGGCGGTACTTCACAGCGCCCTCGGGGTCGGGGAGAGGTACGACGAGTGGCGCCGTCTGTGGAGGGGAGAGGCGGACATCGCCGTCGGCGCGCGGAGTGCGGTGTTCGCACCCGTGCGACACCTCGGTCTCATCGTCATCGACGAGGCCCACGAGACGAGCTACAAGCAGGACGAGACGCCGCGCTACGACGCCCGCGAGGTGGCCGAGCTTCGGGCCAAGTACCACGGCGCGCTCCTCCTTTTGGGGAGCGCTACGCCTTCGCTCGAGCAGTACGCTCGGGCGCGCGTCGGCCGCTACAACCTCCTCGAACTGCGGGAGCGCATCGACCGCCGCCCGCTCCCCCGGGTGCACGTCGTGGACTTGCGGCTGGGTGTGAGCGGGACCGAGACGGTGGGCGAGCTGCGCGGCGGAGCTTCCACGTTCCCCCGGGGTGCCGCAGACGAGGAACGGAGAACCGGTTCCGCAGCGGGAAAAGGGAGTCGACGCGGCCTCGGGGGAATCGTCCTGAGTCCGTTCCTCCTCGAACGCCTCGAAGATCGTCTGCGCCGGGGCGAGCAGGCGATCGTCTTTTTAAACCGCCGGGGGTACACACCTGTCGTTCTCTGCCGTTCGTGCGGGCGTACGGTGCAGTGCCCGCATTGCGACGTGTCGCTCACTTACCACCGCGCGGATGACGTGCTCCGCTGCCACATCTGCGGCTTCGAGATGCCCATGGTTCCCCGCTGTCCTTACTGCGGCTCACCGCACCTCGTACACCTCGGTCTCGGCACGGAACGTGTGGAGGAGCTCCTCAGGTCGCATTTCCCCGAAGCCCGCATCTTGCGCATGGACCGCGACACGACCGCCCGCAAGGGTGCCCTCGAGGAGATCCTCACCAAGTTTGCCGAACGGGAGGCGGACATCCTCCTGGGGACGCAGATGGTGGCAAAGGGGCTCGACTTTCCGTACGTCACGCTTTCCGTGATCCTTCTCGCCGACCTCTCCTTGCAGTTTCCGGACTTCCGCGCTGCGGAGCGTACGTTTCAGCTCCTCGTCCAGGTCTCCGGCCGTGCCGGGCGTCACGCTCTGCCCGGCGAGGTGGTCGTTCAGACGTTTCGCCCGCACCACCCCGCGATTGCCCTCGCCCGCAGCGGCCGCGTAGAGGAGTTCTACCGGACGGAGCTCAAGGTCCGACGGGCCAAGAACTACCCTCCCTTTACGCGCCTCGTCCTCCTGGAGACCGCCCACGTCGACGTGCGGCGAGCGCGGGAAGCGCTGGCGCGCATCGTGGAGGACCTCCTACCGCGGCTCGCGCCGGATACGGTCGTCAAGGGCCCCATGCCCGCGGGGATCCCGCGGATCCGCGATCGCTTTCGCTTTCACGCGCTGGTACAATATAAGCGAGAACCGGATTTTCCCTTGCGGCTGCGGCGAGTTCTTCAGGCGCACTATCCCCGGCTTCGACAAGACGAGGTCGACCTCACGGTGGACTTCGATCCGCAGGACTTTTCGTGA